Genomic segment of Capra hircus breed San Clemente chromosome 13, ASM170441v1, whole genome shotgun sequence:
GGCAGTCCTTGGTATGGGACTGAATCTCTGCCCGTCTGAGGCTGGGATCCAGCCCCATGACCTTCACTAGCGCTCCCATCCCCAGCAGCCTCTGAGCTGCCCTGATAGAGGGAGTGGAGCCAGAGCCAGGCCCAAAGctcggggctggggctggggttcTGCAAGTCCCGGGCAGCAGACCCTGCCCCTTGCTTGGCgtgccctgcccaccccccgTGCCTGTGTTGTGGGCTCCCTTGCATAGTGCCCATCACAATGCTGATGCTATAATCTTCTCTGCAAGGAGCTCTGTTGCCCCATGGGGCCAGGGCCACCAGCTGCTCCTGCGCACCATCGCAGGCAAACCCCTCCCCCTACCGTGGGCTCTGAAGGGTTAACACCCTCAACAGGACAGCTCCTCTGGTCCCAGAGAGCGGAGCGGAGAGCAGCGTTCTCCAAGACTATTTCCTGCCTCTGGGCCTTGGCCAGGCCCACAGTGACCACCCCCATGGGTCTGAGGCCACATCTGGTTTGGATTACTCCGGGGCTGGTGACGCTGCCTTTTCCTGTCGGCATCCAGTGGCCTTGAATTCCACCAGCCACCTTGGACCCAGCAGGGCAGCTGTGGGAAAAGATTCCGCCAGTGACAGCGCCGCCCCGAGGGTGTGGAGCGGCCAGGGCTGTGCTAAGGGCTGTGCCCACCTGGACCAAGCATCCGTTCCTGCAGCTGCCCCACACCTGTTCCTTCCTTCACTCTAATGGGTGTTATTTACTGAGCACCAGGCACGTACCAAGTGATTCCCATGTGTGCACTCACTTCATCCCACCCGGTGAGTGTGTATTTCAGCAGTTcagggatgaggaaactgaggcacaaggagCTGACGGACAAGTGCATGGGTTCCCAGCCAGTACGTAGTAGGGTGAGGATGCAAAGCAGGTGGCCTGACTTCAGACACATCCTATCACTTCACTGCTATTTCTTGAGACCCTTTTCTGGGCCTAGTCTTAAGCCAGAGCCTGGAGATGAATTAGTCATGGCCTTGGTCTTCGGGGAGTTCACAGTCTCTGGAACCCCTGGGGTGGGAGGTTGGGGATTGTGGTGAAGCTAGAAGGGCGTAgaagaagacacttgctcctattCTCTCCTTTCCAGTGGGAGTGACAGCCAAGCTGAGAGCAAACAAGGAGCAGGCCTTTTCCAGAGAGAGTGAGGCGGGTTGTTCTGGGCAGCTCCAAAGACTTGGAACTGAGAACAAGCTAGTCTTGAAGCATCCCAGGGGgcttttgcagatgaggaagcaaGAAATAAGTCTGGGGAAGTTGGCAGGAGCCTCAAATGCCAGGCTGAACCCCAGCCATAGGGAACCATGGGAGGGTTTCAAATGAAAGAGGGACATGATCAGATCTGTGATTTATAAGGATCGCTGCAGTCCGGGACATCACTGATGGGAGAGAGAgactggaggcagggagaggccAGGGGGAGGTTGGGGCATGACTGCTTGAGGGGGCTGTAAGGACTGTGGGGACAGGAAGAGGGGGCTGCAGACAGGCAGAATGGGGTTCACGTGGGCCTGtgcaccctctctgagcctcagtttcctgtctgtaaaatgggatgatagTACCTGCCTCCTGGGGTCAAAGCAAAAGTGACCTGAGATGTAGAGATCAAGCACCTGGCCAGGCTGCTGAGTTCACGTGTGTTCCACAACTCTCTCCAGTCCCTACTCTGTTCCAGACACTATTCCAGGTGTAGAGGACAAGCAACCAATAGACAAAAACTCCTGGCCTCATGGAACTTCCTTCCTGGGAGACAGACACTGGGCGGCAATAACGAACTTAGAATGAgttggtggggtgggtgggggacgTGGTGGTCAGGGAATGAGTCCTGTGGGTGTTCGTGGAAGATTGGTCCAGGCAGAAGGATGAGCCAAGTGCAAAGCCTGTTTGGAGTGAGGGTGGGAGAGAGTGCAAGAGGAACCAAAGCCAGATCATACAGGCCTTTGAGAGCTTGGCCTCTGGCTCTGACCAGGAGCCCCTGGAGGATTCTCTGAGATTTAATCCATGGCAAATGGATTTATCCTTTTATCCCCCAGCACACCTTTATTGAGGGCCTGTTATATGCCAGTCACTGGGTTGGAGAAGTGGATAAAGTGGATAAGGCAGACCGAAACCCTGGCTCCAGAGGCTTATGACACTAAGGCAGAGATATAAGAAAAAGTGAATACACACAGAGATGCATATTTCCACATTACAGTAGGCACCAGGTGGAGGAAACACATGGGATacagagatggggaaaaaatctAGAGACATCCATTCAAATCAAAGGGTGAGGGGAGGCTTCTCCCAGGAAGTGATATTCAACTTGGCCTCTGGATGCTAAGAAGTCAGCCATGGGGAGTGAGCTTTTCAGGCGGAGGAAACAGCGAGTGCAAAGGCTTAGAGGAATCAGCTGCCTTAACTCACTCGGGAGAGTCAGCCTCCTCTTGGTCTCCCAGAGAGATCAGGGCACCCTGAGGACTGCGGTCTGGAGGAGGCAGCCTTTCTGGGGGTCAAAGGGAGGGTTCTGGCTGACTGTGGGACTAAATGAGCCTCTGGTCTGTTTTTAGCCCAGAACCACTTCCTTTAGCCCCACCAGCTACCTCCCTGAGTCACCACCCAGTTACCACCAGCAGGGCGGGATTAGGCACCTTGGGGTCTGGACCCTCAGGGACAGTTTTGCCAATGAAAGGGGCAGAGAGGACTGGGCTGAGGGTACAAGGCCCTCCAGCGGGGCTCTTTCGTGTTTCGGGAGTTGACGTACCatgtagtgttagtttcaggcatccaATTTCATTCATGTTGACTGAATTGTACACATATTGTGCAAGATGAGATTTTCCCACATGCCAGTCCTTGAGAACTGAAATcttgctccattttacagatgaagaaactagcaCTCTGAGAGGTGAATctacttgttcaaggtcacacagcaaggaagtGAAGATGCCAGGAATTGAATACAAAGCTTCATCTCAGAACAATCTCTCctctccctacacacacacccccaacctCCACAGTAGCTACAGCCTCCCCTGGGGGGAAAACCAGGTTAAGAAGACAAGCCCCCAGAACCCACgtatttattttgcttaaacACACACATTGCTGTTTGCATGGGCCAGACCCTGTTCAAAGCACTTTGTAAATATTAATTCATGTAATCCTAGCAACAATCCCATGGAGGTAGGCACTGTTAGTAAATccacatttttcagatgagggaaacccagagaggggaagcaacttgctcaagatcacacagctgggaagggaCAACTGGGACCTGAAGCCAGACAGCTAGGGTCCAGAGCCCTTGCTCTTAGCTGCCGTACCTATTGCCTCTGGCAGCCTGGCCTCTTAGGAGTGATGGGAGGGGATGTTTTGGCCGAGGATTAGATTCCTGGGTTTGTACATTCCCAGTAGGTAGACATGCCAGGCTAGCTGACACAGCCTCTCCCGTCCTCCTCATCACTGTGGTGGCCCCAGAGGGCCCACGCTCTAAGGGAGAGGGTCTCCCCACCCTGGCCCAGGCTCTGTCTGGGGTGTGGGAAGGAGCCTGGAACTCTGGGCAGTGGAATGCTGTAAACCAGGGAAGGAAGCGGGTGGGCGGAGAGGCGAGGGGGAGATAAGATGTGGAGGGTGGAGAAGCAGCTGAGGAAGGCCCAGCCCTATGGGTGGGGGCAGCctccctggaggcagagagagcAGAGACCAAAGGACCAGCAGGTGAAGAACTTCCTGACAGCCCTTCAGAGCTGCCAAACTTGGGTGGGAAGAGGCCAGCTCTGAAGGCACCCCACGTGATACGCACTGCCTGGTGTGGAGGGGATTCAGAAATGGGGCGGGAGACGCCCTTTCAGCTCTGATAGTCCAAGAATCTGAGTCGCTGTGATGAAAGACTCTGGAATATTCTGAAGTACCACTGGTTTTACTGTTTTAGATTTGATTTAGCCTGACTCTGCTCAGGCCACTCAGCACCCTTTTGCATTCTGACCTGCTGAGAAGGAGTGGAGGTTGGGAGCCCCTCCTGGAGACAGGCCAGCCTCCAGTGTGGAGAATCAGGAGAGGCTCCTGATCCCCTAAGAGCTATACAGTTAAGGCAGCAGAGGGGTACTCCTgccctgctgtgtggccttgggcacatCACTTACCTTCTCTGGCCTTGGTCTCTCCATCTGTGCTGAGGTGCTTTCTCTGGGTCAGCCCAGCTTAGGGATTCCAAGTCTCTGCTGAGCACGGTCCTTCCCGTCAGGTGGGGGTGGCTAGGCAGGAGCCGGAGGGTGTCTGTTGGTCACGGAAAGTATGTGAGGGCAGGAGGCCCAGTGGGTGGGGTCCCCGGGCTGggcagcaggcaggcagagggTAACGTGAGACCATGGTGTCTGGTCTTCCTGGTCCAGCGCCTCTGGGAGGGGATCCCTTCCAGTTTGTCCCCCAGGTCAGCCCCACCCTGGGATTTGGGTTCAAAGAGTCAGGCTGTGCCTTCCTGACTGCAACCCCCTCATCGggcaaaaggaatgaaatcaggGCCTAGAGAGATGGGCGCCGGTCCAGGCTCACATGGCAAGTCCAAGGCAGGCTCTGAGCCCAGGGTCCTGCTTAGGCACTGGGGCTGAGGGGCCCATCTTCACTTCTGGACTCTTCGAGGGGACCTGAGAGGGACACGGAGGGGGCTTGCCCAGCTCTGGGTGTGGCTGACCCCTTTGCCTGTTCCCCTACCACaaatgggggcagggggtgcagTTTCTTCTCCACAAGCCCCCGCCCCAGTCAGATACTAAACCTCCTCCAGGGGTGGGTGGAGCAGGATGCCGAGGCTTCGGCTCTCCTGTTGGGCCGGCCTCCCATCCTCTTACTGGCTCCAGGACACAGGCTGGGAAGGGACTGGGGTCACCGGGCCTCCACAGGAATGCGCCGCAGGGAACGGCGCCGGCAGCGGCCTCTTTCTCTGATCCAGCTGAGATAGGACCCCTGCCCCCTGAATCTGTCCCTGTCTCTGTCTCCGagcatctctctttctctctctcacacacacacaccctgagtcGTACTGACCCACACAGGCACACCCTGTGGTGTGAACCTCTCCTCGCCCTGCCCTGCACTCATGGGGCTCCATCCTGTCCCCTTTCGGCCACAAGGCCGCCCATATGGGACACGACGTCCCCCCCGCTGCTCCATGGGTTCCAGGCTGTGGCCCAGCACACACGGTGGGGAGGGTCCCCAAACTGGCCAGGCATTTCCCCACCCCCTTCTGGCCGCACTGAGCCTCCCACCCTGCAggtcccccctccaccccagctcTGGAGTCTGTGGGAACCAGACAGCTGGGGCCGTCCAGCCGGGCTCGCTTCCTCCCAGGCCTCAGGGGACTggctgagggaggagggagccgCAGAGACTGAAGCCAGCGTGGCTGCCTGCCCGAGAGGGGGGTTTCTGGAGGGAACTGGGCTGCCTGACTGATGAAGGGGTCTCTAGCCTCCTGGGTATCATCTCGTGGGACCCAAGAGCCTCCAGCAAAGAATCCTTGGCTCCTGTCTTCTCTCCCTACACCCATGATCCAGACGGGGGACTGAGGTCCCAGAAGAAAGCTATCGGCTTCAGCAAGCCTGGTGTTGGAAGGTGTGGGAACAGTGAGGTTTCAGGTCCCTAAGCCTGTTCCTCTGATGGGGGACATGAATATACCCACTTCTCCTGCTTCCACCCAAGGGGGCAGCTGAAGAAGGTCAAAGGTCAGGGCTCAGCCTCTTCTGAGCTGTACCCTGGATAGCCACCCCCTCCCACTTTAAGGGaaatgttttcttaaagagaCACCAGGAGACTTCAGAGAGCTGTTGGCTCAGGGAGGTCTCCCAGTCACATGGGAAATCCAGACAAGGGAAGTGTGCCTGCCTTTTGAGCCTTGGGCTCCCTGTCTGTGTTAGGGGTGAGGGGTGGCTTTTTAGCcctggcacgccaggcttcaaaaAATGCCCCCCTCCCTCTGAGGGGGTCACCCTATGTGCCACCCTGCAGCCTCACTCAAACTGCAAGTTAGGATTggttgttggggggtgggggtgggggcgggtagAGCCACACAGACCTGGTTTGGATTTCTTCTCTGCCACTCATTTGCCATTTGGAGCCAGAGCTAGTGAGCCCCAaattctttgagcctcagtttctaccactgtaaaatggggataacattCTGtaccacacatatatatatgacaagATATATATGAGCCCAGGACAGGATAAATACCACAAATGGTCACAGGTATTGTGGCTGCTCATCATGAGGGAGCCGAGTCACAGATTTTGGGGCTGGAGGGTCAGCCCCTCAGTGCCGCCCAGCCCCAACCCTGCTGGGCATCTCTCctgattggatccctcctctctctctctcccactccctgctcccccttcctctgccttcctgGGAAACCTCCTGAGAAAGTCCCCAGCAGTAGAGAGCCTCATGTGAGACATATCTATCTGGGGTCCCCTCCCCCTGCCATTCCACCCCACAACCACACCCATTCCACATGGAACCAGGCGTCCTGGTATTCAGCTGCCAACCATCCAGCAGACTGACCCTCATCATCACACTGGCTTTATTGGCCCTGAGAGCCACAGAGTAAATCCCCAGGGGGCCCTGCTTCCCCTCACCCCCAAGTCTGTCCAGAGGCCCTAGGGCTGGCTGAGTGTTCACCGCTGCAATCTTGGCTTTCTGTCCCAGATGTCGTGGGCTTGCCAGGCCCGCGTCCTTTGAGAGCTCCCCAGATCCCAGAGTCAGGCTCAGCCTGGAGGGCGTAGTTGGCAGGGGCTATGCAGGGACGGCCTGAGGCCGGCTGGCCTTCATTCAAAGAAGAACATTCCTGGCGTCCGGTACAGGCAGGGGGTCAGCCCCAATGGGTAGCTGGAGCTtccctggacagggaagctgCCTGCAACCCAGGGTTCCTTGGGGTCAGCTGGCAGGGGCAGCGGGGCTCggagggaggctggaggggtGGATGGTACAGGGGAGGGGGCTGCTGAGGCCAAGAGGTGCTCGAGTCCTGGGTCAGCCCCCATGCAGAAATTCAGTGCCTGCAGCCGGCACTGGTAACTGCTCCCGATGGTGGCCTCGGGGGTCAAGAGGGGTGCAGGGGCCTTGCTAAACCCCTCAGCCTCAGAGaagctggtgggaaagccaaaaGCAGGGCACGAGGAAGACGAGGTGGCCACAGGGAGCTCCCCTGGGCCTGCAGGCTTGGGCGTGGGGATCTCCTTGGCCTCTGAGGGTGTCTGAGGTCTGGCATCAGTGGTGGCCGGGCACATGCTGGCTGGCAAGGCCCCCATCAGACCCCCATAGCTTAGGCCCTTGGGTTCCAGTGGCTCCGGTGGGAATGGGCACTGTCTGCTAGCTGCGACGTCGGGGGCTCCTGGGTCCTGGCTGGTGGCTCGGAGGGGTCCACGGCGTGCTTTGGTGGGGCCCTTGGCGCCCTCGGCACCTGCCCGTCGGGTGAAGCGCCGGCGGCGGCGCAGAAAGCTGCCATGCTCGAACATGTCATGGCAGTCGGGGTCCAGCGTCCAGTAGCTGCCCTTGCCCGGCTTGCGGTCGTCGCGAGGCACCTTGACAAAGCACTCGTTGAGTGACAGGTTGTGGCGGATACTGTTCTGCCATCCCGGCCGGTTGTGGCGGTAGAAGGCGAAGCGGCCCATGATATAGCGGTAGATGCCGCTGAGTGTGGCCCGCTGCCCTGGAGAGTTCTGGATGGCCATGGCGATCAGGGCGATGTAGCTGTAAGGAGGCTTGGTTGGCTCGGCTGCAGGGGCCAGGGGCCCGGGTGGGGGCGGCTGCTGCATGCTGGCCGGGCTGGCCGGGCTGCCGGAACCGCAGAGGCCAGGCACGATGTCCAGGGCTGGTGTCCGGCACAGCCTGCCCAGGCTGGTTAAAAGGCCCACTggcccagcctcccagcctggaAAGGCAAAAAGGGGTGGGCCCGCCAGgctgccctcccttcctccctcactcccctccccccaggctcAAGAGGGGCGGGCAGGAGAGGCCAGGATTGGGAAGCTGTGAGCAGCTGCCCAGGGTGAGGAGGCACGCGAGGGAAGGGACTGAGACCCTCAGCCCACGTGTGctggctggtggtggtggtggaggacgGACGGGATGTGCACCTGGGCgagacagagacagaaaccaAAAGAGATCCAGGCAGAGATAGAGAGAATGAAGAAAGGcaggacagagaggaagagaggcgGGGACATaataagagagagacaggaaCACACAGAGGAGACAGGCGGAGACAAGAGACAACAAGTGGACGCGAAAGGGGAGACACTGAGAGCCAGCCCCATGCATGGGCGCACGTGCGCAGAGCACAGAAAAAGAATCACTGAACAAGAGAGAGAAATCCACCAAGACAGGAcgagggagacacacacacacgcagacactcTCAGGAGAGAGCAGAGGTAGGATCTGTGGCTCAAGCACAGGGAGCTTTGTGAGAAGAGCCTCAGGGG
This window contains:
- the FOXS1 gene encoding forkhead box protein S1; the protein is MQQPPPPGPLAPAAEPTKPPYSYIALIAMAIQNSPGQRATLSGIYRYIMGRFAFYRHNRPGWQNSIRHNLSLNECFVKVPRDDRKPGKGSYWTLDPDCHDMFEHGSFLRRRRRFTRRAGAEGAKGPTKARRGPLRATSQDPGAPDVAASRQCPFPPEPLEPKGLSYGGLMGALPASMCPATTDARPQTPSEAKEIPTPKPAGPGELPVATSSSSCPAFGFPTSFSEAEGFSKAPAPLLTPEATIGSSYQCRLQALNFCMGADPGLEHLLASAAPSPVPSTPPASLRAPLPLPADPKEPWVAGSFPVQGSSSYPLGLTPCLYRTPGMFFFE